From a region of the Candidatus Peregrinibacteria bacterium genome:
- a CDS encoding RelA/SpoT domain-containing protein, with the protein MQSIKKDYKEIRKELNLIARYIEEKLHTLDTVHSVRYRIKDPDHLLAKIIRKKIKDPNREITIHNYKSSITDLIGIRAIHLFKEDWVSIHKFIEDNWDLHEQPVAYIREGDAGLCVEEYEKYKCNIELHPHGYRSVHYLIQSRPGRNPYIAEIQVRTIFEEGWSEIDHTIKYPNNIVDPLLNKFLDTFNVLAGNSDQMGSFVRRLKDDLLKGTEKIEEYEKLTEKNTEIINDLRKRIAGTIGELNSKIRNVALKINAVASSGIATEAFKNILSAVRVMASKFELMMATRPQEAASFLESAEQKLERVEKLLEMTLEENNSSNNTDAAGGEAVAGSYKKDVASFMHNLKTIAELEGGVAQKMLMDVQGQDGFQTKIENAVNEIRGRSGFVKFLIGPKYKSIQSLQAEIVANQERMKILTDAANLITDPAVQFVLQKQIDLFARQNSHLKAFVAKRERGINLFGWLVQLFH; encoded by the coding sequence TTGCAGTCTATAAAAAAAGATTATAAAGAAATCAGAAAAGAATTAAATCTTATCGCAAGGTATATAGAAGAAAAACTCCATACCTTGGACACAGTCCATTCCGTGAGATATAGAATAAAAGACCCCGATCATCTTTTAGCCAAGATAATAAGAAAGAAAATCAAAGATCCAAATCGCGAGATTACCATTCACAACTATAAATCTTCGATTACAGATTTAATTGGAATAAGAGCTATTCATCTCTTTAAAGAGGATTGGGTGTCTATTCATAAATTTATAGAGGATAATTGGGATTTGCACGAGCAACCGGTAGCGTATATTAGAGAAGGAGATGCGGGTCTCTGTGTTGAGGAATACGAAAAGTATAAATGCAATATCGAATTGCATCCCCATGGGTATAGATCGGTGCATTACCTCATCCAGTCAAGACCTGGCAGAAATCCTTATATTGCTGAAATACAAGTGAGAACTATTTTTGAAGAAGGCTGGAGCGAAATAGATCATACGATAAAATATCCCAATAACATCGTTGATCCTCTACTCAATAAATTCCTCGATACATTCAACGTACTGGCTGGGAATTCTGATCAAATGGGATCTTTCGTGAGACGCTTAAAAGATGATTTGCTCAAAGGAACAGAAAAGATTGAAGAGTATGAAAAATTAACTGAAAAGAATACTGAAATAATCAATGATTTGAGGAAAAGGATTGCTGGGACTATTGGTGAGCTCAATTCCAAAATTCGGAATGTCGCATTAAAAATAAATGCCGTAGCCTCAAGCGGAATTGCTACGGAAGCATTTAAAAATATTCTTAGCGCAGTCAGGGTGATGGCCTCCAAATTTGAGCTCATGATGGCCACTCGTCCTCAAGAAGCGGCAAGCTTTCTTGAATCAGCCGAACAGAAATTAGAACGAGTAGAAAAGTTGCTCGAGATGACTCTCGAAGAAAATAATAGTAGTAATAATACTGATGCTGCTGGTGGAGAAGCAGTGGCTGGATCGTATAAAAAGGATGTCGCTTCTTTCATGCATAATTTGAAAACCATAGCGGAGTTGGAGGGAGGTGTTGCGCAAAAAATGCTCATGGATGTGCAGGGGCAGGATGGTTTTCAAACAAAAATTGAAAACGCAGTCAATGAAATCAGGGGGAGAAGCGGATTTGTAAAATTTCTTATCGGGCCAAAATATAAAAGCATTCAATCTTTACAGGCTGAAATAGTTGCGAACCAGGAAAGAATGAAGATACTGACTGACGCAGCGAATCTCATAACCGATCCGGCTGTCCAGTTTGTATTACAGAAGCAAATTGATTTGTTCGCTCGACAGAACAGTCATTTGAAGGCGTTTGTCGCTAAAAGAGAGCGCGGCATAAATTTGTTTGGGTGGCTCGTCCAGCTATTTCATTAA